CCAGGCGGAGATCTTTATCAGATTGCCGGCGACAAGACACCTGCCATGACCACCGCGCAGGGTGGGCCGGTGTCAGACGACCTCAACACGTTGAAGATCGGCCAGCGTGGTCCTACGCTGATTGAGGATTTTCATTTCCGGGAAAAAATCTTTCACTTCGACCATGAGCGTATTCCCGAGCGCGTCGTTCATGCCCGAGGCTATGGCGCGCATGGCTATTTCGAGACGACAGCATCACTCAGCGAATATACGCGCGCAGATATTTTCCAACGGGTTGGCGAGAAGACGCCTGTCTTTGTCCGTTTTTCCACGGTTGCTGGATCGAAGGGTTCGTTCGACCTCGCCCGGGACGTCCGGGGCTTCGCCGTCAAGATTTACACCAAGGAAGGCAACTGGGATCTTGTCGGCAACAACATTCCCGTCTTCTTCATTCAGGACGCCATCCGATTCCCCGATATGGTCCACGCCGTCAAGGAGGAGCCGGATCGGGCATTCCCGCAGGCCCAGTCGGCACATGACAATTTTTGGGACTTCATCAGCCTGACACCAGAATCCATGCACATGATCATGTGGATCATGTCGGACCGCGCCATACCGCGCTCGTTCCGTTTCATGGAAGGATTTGGCGTCCATACTTTCCGCTTCGTGAATGACAGGGATCAGTCGACCTTTGTCAAATTCATCTGGAAGCCGAAACTTGGCCTCCAATCCGTCGTATGGAACGAAGCGGTCAAGATCAATGGCGCCGACCCCGATTTCCATCGGCGCGATCTCTGGAATGCCATCCAAGCGGGTGACTTTCCGGAATGGGAGCTGTGCGTGCAACTCTTTGATCAGGATTTTGCCGACAGCTTCGACTTCGATGTGCTGGACCCGACCAAGCTGATCCCGGAAGAAATCATAAAGCCCATGCCGGTTGGGCGGCTGGTGCTCAACCGCATGCCGGACAATTTCTTCGCCGAGACTGAACAGGTCGCGTTCATGACGCAGAACGTTCCCCCCGGCATCGACTTCTCGAATGATCCGCTGCTCCAGGGGCGCAATTTCTCCTATCTCGACACGCAGTTGAAAAGATTGGGCAGTCCGAATTTCACCCATATTCCGATCAATGCGCCAAAGTGTCCGTTTCACCATCTCCAGCAGGACGGCCATATGGCGATGCGCAATCCTGTCGGACGAGCAAATTACCAGCCTAATTCCTGGGGCGAAGGGTCGAGGCCTGATCCCAAGCGCGGGTTCCGGTCGTTTGCAGCGCAGGAAGACGGACAGAAAGTTCGCCTCCGACCGGAGAGCTTCGCCGACCATTACAGCCAGGCGCGGCAGTTCTATCTGAGCCAGACCGCTGTGGAGCAAAAACATATCGCCATGGCGCTGACCTTCGAACTGTCGAAGGTGGAAACACCTGTGATCCGTGAGCGTGTTGTGTCTCATTTGCTCAACATCGATGCCAACCTTGCGGAAACGGTCGCCGGAAAGCTCGGCATCCGCAAGATGCCGAAGGCTGCGGATGCAATGGTGCCCGTACGTGACAATCTTGCTCCGTCTCCTGCACTCAGCATTATTGAGAACGGACCCGGCAGCTTCAAGGGCAGAAAGATCGGCGTGTTTGTCGCCGATGGCACGGATGCACAGGTGCTCAAGGGTATCCGGCACGCCGCGGAGAAGGAAGGCGCAATGGTGGAACTGGTTGCGCCGACGGTCGGAGGTTTCGAAGCATCCAGCGGCGATTGGATGGAGGCCGACCATATGATTGACGGTGGTCCATCCGTATTGTTTGATGCTGTAGCGCTTGTGTTATCTGAAGAAGCGGTCAACAGGCTTATCGGCGAGTCCACTGCAAGAGACTTTGTTGCAGACGCTTTTGCCCACTGCAAGTTCATTGGCTTTACCGCAGGCGCGATGCCGCTGCTCACCAAGGCCGGTATCGAGCCCGAAATGGACGAAGGGCTGATCCCGCTCGACAATGCAAGGGCGGCCACCGATTTCGTCGCGTCTTGCCGTAAGCTTCGCTTATGGGCGCGTGAAGATACCGTCAAGCTCTGATCTCGCAGCATACAATTGATGTGAAGAGATGTTCGAAGTGCAAACACAAGCGGCCCGGCCCAGCCGGGCCGTTTACCGCGCGTATTAGAATGTGGAGAAATTGGTAA
This DNA window, taken from Brucella pseudogrignonensis, encodes the following:
- a CDS encoding catalase, with translation MSATDKATNVQKSLKIHDQKLEAGPGGDLYQIAGDKTPAMTTAQGGPVSDDLNTLKIGQRGPTLIEDFHFREKIFHFDHERIPERVVHARGYGAHGYFETTASLSEYTRADIFQRVGEKTPVFVRFSTVAGSKGSFDLARDVRGFAVKIYTKEGNWDLVGNNIPVFFIQDAIRFPDMVHAVKEEPDRAFPQAQSAHDNFWDFISLTPESMHMIMWIMSDRAIPRSFRFMEGFGVHTFRFVNDRDQSTFVKFIWKPKLGLQSVVWNEAVKINGADPDFHRRDLWNAIQAGDFPEWELCVQLFDQDFADSFDFDVLDPTKLIPEEIIKPMPVGRLVLNRMPDNFFAETEQVAFMTQNVPPGIDFSNDPLLQGRNFSYLDTQLKRLGSPNFTHIPINAPKCPFHHLQQDGHMAMRNPVGRANYQPNSWGEGSRPDPKRGFRSFAAQEDGQKVRLRPESFADHYSQARQFYLSQTAVEQKHIAMALTFELSKVETPVIRERVVSHLLNIDANLAETVAGKLGIRKMPKAADAMVPVRDNLAPSPALSIIENGPGSFKGRKIGVFVADGTDAQVLKGIRHAAEKEGAMVELVAPTVGGFEASSGDWMEADHMIDGGPSVLFDAVALVLSEEAVNRLIGESTARDFVADAFAHCKFIGFTAGAMPLLTKAGIEPEMDEGLIPLDNARAATDFVASCRKLRLWAREDTVKL